The region GACCCGTGTAAAATGTATAAATGTTTAGAACAGCTAAAAGCCATCTCACATAACTAGAATCCATCAACCAATTTGGAGGGTTGTTGATCCCAATCAGTGTTAAAAGATAGTTCACTATTCCTAGCTCCTTATTGAAAATCAGCTGGAAAGCGAACGTCAGAGCAATTATCGGAACCACAGCTGGTACAAAATAGAGAAAGCCAAAAAATCTGGTTCCTTTTACTTTTTGATTTACAAGAATCGCCAGGAGTAGAGCCCAACTAACAGATATGAGAACGGACAATAAGGTATAAAGGAGTGTAAATTCCAGAACTATCCAAAATTCAGATCCACTTTGAAACATCCTAGCATAATTTGAAAATCCAACCCATTTTGGAGCTGATATCATATCCCACTTGCAAAAACTGAGAAGAAATACCGCTATAATAGGCCCCCCAGTGAAGAGAACGAAGCCAATGATCCAAGGAGATATAAAAAGATAAGCAACTTTGTTTTTGGCTTTTTGCATGGATTTCTTTCCTCCTTCGCTCACTGCTCCGTATGAAAATGAACGGGGGTGTAGAACCCCCGTTCAAATCATTCC is a window of Thermotoga sp. DNA encoding:
- a CDS encoding carbohydrate ABC transporter permease, which encodes MQKAKNKVAYLFISPWIIGFVLFTGGPIIAVFLLSFCKWDMISAPKWVGFSNYARMFQSGSEFWIVLEFTLLYTLLSVLISVSWALLLAILVNQKVKGTRFFGFLYFVPAVVPIIALTFAFQLIFNKELGIVNYLLTLIGINNPPNWLMDSSYVRWLLAVLNIYTFYTG